One Periplaneta americana isolate PAMFEO1 chromosome 8, P.americana_PAMFEO1_priV1, whole genome shotgun sequence genomic region harbors:
- the mRpS24 gene encoding small ribosomal subunit protein uS3m isoform X2, which produces MAGIGRTLVKILEHEGVLSRHKRLFHLTACCQKVQAGRYRISPKGDKPLTYEMANPPHQIAHRKSWNSWNTSNLVGGLRPAETAVEDLFIRKFMTGTWHNLFESEVIIKRQHNIIRIAGIVSQGISPRKMYFLIGYCEEILGFWLQCPVKLELQTVSEKKDVVFKYI; this is translated from the exons atggcAGGCATAGGAAGAACATTAGTGAAG ATTTTGGAACATGAAGGTGTTCTGTCTCGACATAAACGGCTATTCCACTTGACAGCATGCTGTCAGAAAGTTCAAGCTGGACGATACAGAATATCACCAAAGGGCGACAAACCTCTCACTTATGAAATGGCCAACCCTCCACATCAGATTGCTCATAGGAAATCGTGGAATTCATGGAATACat CAAATCTGGTTGGTGGCTTGCGACCAGCAGAAACTGCAGTAGAAGAtcttttcataagaaaatttatgACTGGCACATGGCATAATTTATTTGAATCTGAAGTAATCATCAAGCGTCAGCATAACATAATTAGAATAGCAGGAATTGTAAGTCAAGGCATCAGTCCAAGAAAGATGTACTTCCTTATTGGTTATTGTGAAGAAATACTCGGTTTTTGGCTTCAGTGTCCAGTGAAATTGGAACTGCAGACAGTTTCAGAAAAGAAGGATGTTGTTTTCAAATACATCTGA
- the mRpS24 gene encoding small ribosomal subunit protein uS3m isoform X1, translated as MNSYTDKPWALLKMVLALAPTRPTLINSILEHEGVLSRHKRLFHLTACCQKVQAGRYRISPKGDKPLTYEMANPPHQIAHRKSWNSWNTSNLVGGLRPAETAVEDLFIRKFMTGTWHNLFESEVIIKRQHNIIRIAGIVSQGISPRKMYFLIGYCEEILGFWLQCPVKLELQTVSEKKDVVFKYI; from the exons ATGAATagttatactgacaagccatgggcattattgaAAATGGTCCTAGCTTTGGCACCTACTAGACCTACTTTGATTAATTCT ATTTTGGAACATGAAGGTGTTCTGTCTCGACATAAACGGCTATTCCACTTGACAGCATGCTGTCAGAAAGTTCAAGCTGGACGATACAGAATATCACCAAAGGGCGACAAACCTCTCACTTATGAAATGGCCAACCCTCCACATCAGATTGCTCATAGGAAATCGTGGAATTCATGGAATACat CAAATCTGGTTGGTGGCTTGCGACCAGCAGAAACTGCAGTAGAAGAtcttttcataagaaaatttatgACTGGCACATGGCATAATTTATTTGAATCTGAAGTAATCATCAAGCGTCAGCATAACATAATTAGAATAGCAGGAATTGTAAGTCAAGGCATCAGTCCAAGAAAGATGTACTTCCTTATTGGTTATTGTGAAGAAATACTCGGTTTTTGGCTTCAGTGTCCAGTGAAATTGGAACTGCAGACAGTTTCAGAAAAGAAGGATGTTGTTTTCAAATACATCTGA